One Pseudomonadales bacterium genomic window, ACTATCGTCCTGTGGGAGCGTTGAATATGCACGACTTACTGCTAGCGGGCGTCATCTGACATGGAGAAGGATCAGCGGCGAGTCCTCCAAAAAGCCAAGGCCATTAAACTATTGGTGTTGGATATTGATGGCGTCATGACCGATGGACGCTTATATTTTTCCGCACAAGGCGAAGCCTTAAAGGTGTTTAATATTCTGGATGGTCTCGGTATTAAATTGCTGCGGAATTCCGGCGTTGAAGTCGCTATCATTTCTGGACGTCGCTCTGAGGCATTAGCCAAACGCGCTTCGGACCTCGGCATTAATCACCTCTATCAGGGTCGTGAAGATAAGATACAGGCCCTAACAGAATTAATAACGCCCTTAGAACTTTCCTTCGCAGAAGTTGCCCATTTAGGGGACGATCTGCCGGATTTGCCTGTCATACGCAAAGTCGGATTAGGTATGGCGGTTGCAAATGCCTACGAATTGGTCAAACATCACGCTGATTGGTGCTCAACCGCAAAGGGCGGTGAAGGCGCTGTGCGGGAAGCATGTGATTTTATTATGTCAGCACAGGGAACGCTCGATGACGCGTTACAACCTTACTTAAATTAGCGAGCAAGAGACTGTTTTGTCACGCCTAACCTTTATCACACTCTTGAGCATCATCAGTATCTTGGTGGCAATTGCTTTTGAGTACCAAGAAAAGCCTGACGAAGAAGTCGCAACCGCTGATCGCAAACAAAATGCAGAACCGGATTTTTATCTGCTCAATGCAAAAAGCGTACAGTTCGATGAGTCAGGCAAAATACGTTATCGATTTAACGCCCAGCGACTCAACCACTTTCCCGAAGGGGATTACACCTTGATTGAAACTCCAGACGTTACCCTCTTCCATAATGACGGTACGCCCTGGTATATTAGCGCCCGACAAGGTCGGATTACCTCAGGTAGTGAATCCATTAAATTATGGGATCAAGTTGTCATTCTCAGAGGCTCCCAAGAGGAACCTTTGAAAATGGAAACACGCACATTGACCATTGTCCCCAAAAAGGATATTGCTAAGACAGAACAGGATGTTGTCATCACCAATCGCGCTGGTCGCATCGATGCCACAGGAATGATAGCCTATATCGATGAGAACCGGATGGAACTATTGTCCAATGTACGAGTTCGGCATGAGCCTATTAAAATCCGTTAATACCCTGCTTTTATTGTTATTGGCGACGCTGATTTCTACCCCAAGTTACGCGCTACCCGGCGATAAAGAGCAACCTATTCATATTAAGTCAGATACCGCTGAAATTGATGATGCCAAGGGAATATCAATTTACCGAGGTAACGTCAATATCGATCAGGGCAGCATCAATCTTACTGCCGAAGTGGTCACTATTTATAATAACAAAGAGGGTATTTCCAAAGTTATCGCAGTTGGCAACCCTGCGCATTACCGTCAACAAAATGAAGTCGATGAACCCCTCACTCACGCCTTTGGCGACACCATAAATTACCTACTCGCCGATGAACGCATCGAACTACGAAAAAATGCCAAGCTTGAGCAGCAACAAGACTATTTTACAGGCGACCGAATTGATTACGACATGAAAAATCGCATCGTCAATGCCTATAGCGACAACACCGACAATTCAGACGCTAGTTCGCGTGTGAATATGGTGCTTCAACCCAAGAAAAATAAAACGCACACGGATGCTGGGGATAACCCAGAGCAATGAGCAAACTATCGGCTGAAAAGCTTGCAAAAAGCTTTAAAGAGCGCCGCGTGGTAGAGGATGTTTCCCTCTCCATTAACAAAGGTGAAATCGTCGGATTACTCGGCCCCAATGGGGCTGGTAAAACGACCTGTTTTTATATGATAGTCGGTCTGATCAAAGGCGACCACGGCAAAATATTCATCGATAATGAAGAAATCACACAGCTGCCCATGCACGGCAGAGCACGTAAAGGCATTGGCTATCTCCCGCAGGAATCCTCTATTTTTAGAAAACTTAGCGTAAAAGATAATATCTTAGCGATTTTAGAGACTCGCAAAGATATTACCCGCAAGCAGCGCAGGGAGAAACTCGATGAATTGTTACAGGAATTCCATCTTGGTCATATCGTCAATAGCCAAGGTATCAGCCTCTCCGGCGGCGAAAGACGACGAGTTGAAATAGCACGTGCTTTGGCGATGGAACCCTCCTACATCTTGCTCGATGAGCCCTTTGCTGGCGTCGATCCGATCTCGGTCAATGATATTAAAAAAATTATTCTCCATTTAAAGCAACGAGGAATCGGTGTCCTCATCACCGACCATAACGTCAGAGAAACCTTGGATATTTGCGAAAAAGCCTACATAGTTAACGAGGGGCATATCATCGCAGAGGGTGACTCCGCATCAATTCTAGCTAATCAACGCGTTAGAGATGTCTATTTGGGTGAGCAGTTTAGATTATAGCTCGAAACACGATCGTACATTTGTTCTTCATGCGCCAGCATTAAAAACACGCGATTTTTATGCCAATTTTGTTACCTTTCCGAAAATTGCGCTAATATTAACTTGTACTCAACCCTAGAGCAGCTCATAGAGCCAATAGTAATAAGAATTTTATGAAGCCATCGTTACAGCTCAGAATTAGCCAGAACCTAACAATGACGCCCCAGTTGCAGCAGGCTATTCGCCTGTTGCAGCTATCAACCCTTGATTTACAGCAGGAAATACAAGAAACACTAGACTCGAATCCAATGCTCGAGGCCCTGGACCCGAGCGAAACGGATACCGATAGCAATGATTCCACTGCTAGCAATGATATTAGCCTGTCAGAAAATCTAAATGGTGTCAGTTCGAATACTAGCAGCGATGATGATAACGCCAACGAATGGTCTGACAACATTCCTGACGAACTACCCACTGATAGCGCCTGGGATGACGTTTATCAAAATATGCCTACGTCAAATTATTCCTCAGCCGACAGCGATGCCTATAATTTTGAAGTTAATGCTAGCGTCACCGAATCAATCAGGGATCACCTAATCTGGCAGTTAAACCTAACCCCAATGTCAGACGTTGATCGCCTGATCGCGATTACTATCATCGACAGTGTCAATAACGAAGGTTATCTGAAAACCTCCACTGAAAGTATCGTCGCCAGCGTCAACATTGAACTCACGCGACACGAAGAAATTACACATGATGAAGTAGAGCTGGACGAAGTAGAGGCGGTACTGCACCGCTTACAACATTTCGACCCTATTGGTGTCTGTGCTCGCGATATTGGCGAATGCCTAACGATTCAATTGATGCAATTACCATCTGAGCTACCGCTGCTGGCAATTGCGAAAGATATTGTTGGCAACTACCTACACCTCCTCGGCAATCGCGATTATGTGCAGTTAATGCGCCGTACCAAATTAAAAGAAGAAGACTTGCTCCAGGTTATTCAACTCATTCAAAGTCTGAACCCAAGGCCTGGAGAGATTATTAACGATACCAGTCCGGAATATGTCATACCGGATGTCGTGGTAAGAAAAAACAAGGGTAACTGGACAGTTGAACTCAATCCCGACGCCATGCCCAAGGTGAAGATCAACGCCACCTATGCGGCAATGGTCAAGCGCGCCGACAACAGCAACGATAACACTTATCTTCGTAACCACCTCCAGGAGGCACGCTGGTTTTTAAAAAGCCTGCAAAGCCGCAATGAAACTTTGCTCAAAGTGGCATCTGAAATTGTTAAGATCCAAAGCGACTTTCTGGATTTCGGTGCGGAAGCAATGAAACCCTTGGTATTGCACGATATTGCTACCGCCGTTGATATGCACGAATCGACTATTTCCCGCGTTACCACACAGAAATTTATGCACACTCCTGCGGGTATTTTTGAGCTGAAATATTTCTTTTCCAGTCATGTCGATACGGATAGCGGAATGGGCTGTTCATCAACCGCAATTCGTGCGATTATTAAGAAGCTGGTTGCTGCAGAAACACCAACCAAACCCTTGAGCGACAGCAAAATAGCGCATATCTTGGCCGACCAAGGGATTAAAGTTGCAAGGAGAACTATAGCAAAATACCGTGAGGCGCTGATGATTCCACCATCAAATGAACGAAAACAACTAATATAGGAGTTAAAACATCTACAAATAACGGGTTACACGATTGCCCGCCAAGCAAAATCAACCCCTCACCCTATGCATGGTTAGGATGGTTTTCTAAACAGGCGAACTGGACTACCCTAATCTGGCGATGCCCCACTCCGAATATTAGCACTGCAACAGCGTAAAACCTTGAAATAGTAAGGAGCTAAAATATGCAAGTAACGATAAGCGGTCATCACATCGATGTTACCACTGCACTAAAAGACTTCATCAACAATAAACTTGAAAAGCTAGAACGTCATTTCGATCAAATCACCAGCATTAACGTCACCCTAAGCATAGAAAAACAACGACAGATGGCCGACGCCACCATCCATATCGCCGGCGCTGACGTTGTCGCTAATGCTGCGCATGACGACATGTACGCTGCCATTGACTTGCTCACAGATAAGTTAGATCGTCAGTTGATTAAACATAAAGAAAAAACCCTCGCCAGAATGCAAGGCGCCACCTCCAGATAAATTCAAATTAAGTTAATTACATGCACATAGAGCAGTTCCTTTCCCCCGAGTGCACCCTAGCGGGTGTGCAAGGGGGAAGTAAAAAACGTCTTTTTGAAACTATTGCAAAACTCGTCTCATCCCAGCACCCAGAGATCGATACAGAAGCCACTTACGATAGCCTACTTGAACGCGAGCGCCTTGGTAGCACTGGCTTGGGTGATGGGGTTGCGCTACCCCATTGTAGAATCGTCAACTGCAAACAAATTATCGGATTCCTATTGCAGTTAACTGAGTCCATTGACTTTGATGCCATTGACGGTCAACCTGTTGATCTGGTATTTGTATTATTAGTCCCTCAGGAGGCGGTTGGTGAACATTTGCTGGCGCTACAGGCTATCGCCGAAAAATTTGGGCAGCAGGAATTCCGCTCAAGTTTAAGGCAAGCTCAAAATAATGAGCAGCTCTACCTAGCCGCGACGAGGCATATCGGCGTCAGTTAACAAGCAGGCAGCACAATGAAGCTCGTCATTATCAGTGGTCGATCCGGTTCAGGAAAGAGTACTGCATTACATGTTTTGGAAGACCTGGGCTATTATTGCATTGATAATATCCCGGGCGGCCTGCTACCTGCATTGATTGAAGAAATGCAGCAGCATCAAACCGAGGGTAAACGTCAGATCGCCATAAGCATCGATGCGCGTAACCTACCGGCAAACCTAAAGCGCTTTCCCGATATCATTAAGAGCATCGATAAGACCAGTATTAACTACAGTATTGCCTATCTGGATGCAGACGATCAAACCATATTGAAGCGCTTTAGCGCGACCCGTCGTAAGCATCCATTAAGCGACGAATCCACTTCACTCGAAGAATCCATTCATAGAGAAAGTGAGCTACTTGATCCGATCGCTTCGCTCGCTGACTTAAAAATTGATACGACGCATCTCAGCATGCACCAGTTAAGAGATATCGTCACCCAGCAAATTGCGCATCAAAGCTCGACTAAACTCGCGCTACTGTTTGAGTCCTTCGGCTTTAAGCGTGGCGTTCCCGTCGATGCGGATTTAGTCTTCGACGTACGCTGTTTACCCAATCCTCACTGGGATGCCAACCTCAGAGACCTTACCGGCAAAGATCAGGAAATTATCGAATTCTTCCAGAACCACTCCATCGTCGAAGATATGTTCACTGATATTTGTCGCTACTTGGAAAAATGGTTACCCTGTTTCGAAGCCAATAATCGTAGCTATATGACGGTCGCCATTGGTTGTACGGGGGGGCAACACCGTTCGGTGTATCTGGCCGAACGACTGGCGGAAAAGTTTCGTCAACCTTCATCCAATGTACAGGTTCGGCATCGTGAACTAGGATCGGTCAACGCATGATCAAAGAACAAATCATCATCATTAACAAACTTGGCCTACATGCACGTGCAGCTGGCAAACTCGTCAGCGAGGCGGCAGGATTCTCCAGTCAAATCAAAATAGGCTATGAATCACGCATGGTTGATGCCAAAAGTATCATGTCAGTGATGTTGTTAGCTGCCAGCCAAGGTACTAGCCTCGAAATAGAGGTGGATGGTCCGGATGAGGACGCTGCCTATACAGCGATTGCAAACCTGATCAACAATCGTTTTGACGAGGGTGAATAGACCATTAGGCTCTTGCTGTCAGCGCGAATCCACAGTCCCGCCTTGCAACATATCAATTTATGCTTACTCGTAAAACACCCGCCACTCAAATCGTCTATCCGTTATTCTGGCGAACCTGAACCAGCGACTTACTAACCCTAGTTTTGAAAACCCAAAATTATTTCGGCAACTTCTGCTGACGCTACGCGGCTGTTCTTGCATGCCATAGGTATTGCTGCGAAAATCCGCCTTGGTTTGTTCCGGCTCAAAGGAATCATTTCACACGAAGTAAGCGGAAAGTTTTACGGTTTTTCACGCCACACGGCTCGCTAGGAAAAATTATGTTACATCGGGATAGTGCTGCCACCAAAGAGCAATTGCTCAATCTTAACGAAGCTCTCGATAGCGGAGCCTTCGTGCAGGTGCGCCGCATCCTTAATCGCAGCTTACCCGCTGTAGACGTTGCCCACTTACTAGAATCATCACCCCCAAAAGTCCGCAACGTACTTTGGAATCTGATTGACCGCGAGCTGGGCGGTGAAATCCTACAGCACCTCAGCGAAGATATTAGCTCTGAAATATTGAGCAAAATGAATCCTCAAGAATTGGTCGATGTCACCGCCGGCCTTGATCTTGATGATATCGCTGACCTACTGCAACAACTTCCTGACCAGATCATCCAGGAAGTACTGCGCTCCATGGACAGCCAAAACCGCCACCGTTTGGAACAGGTATTGTCTTACCCGGAAGACACGGCTGGCGGCTTGATGAACATCGATACCATCACCGTTCGACCGGACATTACTATCGATGTCGTACTCAGGTATTTGCGGCTGCACCCTAAAATCCCAGACATGACCGACAACCTGCCGGTAGTGAATCGTAAAGATGAACTAGTGGGGATTCTGCCCATCAGTAAAATTCTGGTCAGTGACCCAAGTTCCTCCGTTCGTGAATTGATGAATACTGATGTCATTACCATCACAGCCGAAATGCCTGAACTCGAAGTTGCCCAGCTATTTGAGCGCCATGACTTGGTTTCAGCACCAGTGGTTGATAACAATCGCGTCTTGCTCGGACGTATTACCATTGATGACGTGGTCGACGTTATCCGCGAAGAAGCAGAGCATTCTTTCATGGGAATGGCGGGCTTGGATGAAGACGAAGATACCTTCGCGCCTATTTGGAAAACCACCAAACGCCGTTCCGTTTGGCTATTCATTAATCTACTGACCGCCTTTATGGCATCCTATGTCATCGGCCTGTTTGAAGCCGCCATCGACAAGGTTGTAGCGCTGGCTATCCTAATGCCAATTGTCGCCAGTATGGGCGGTGTCGCTGGCAGCCAGACGCTAACACTCATGATCCGCGGGATTGCACTTGGACATGTCGCTGGCGCCAATACGCGATGGCTCATTCGTCGCGAAGCCATTGTCGGTTTGATCAGCGGCCTTGTTTGGGCAGTGGTGGTGGCTGCAGTCGCCATCTGGTGGTTTAATGACAAAACTATCGGTATCGTCATCGCTTTAGCGGTTGTCATCAATTTAGTCGTGGCAGCTATTGCCGGCGCCTCTTTACCGAGCATATTACGTACCTTTGGTGTCGACCCCGCCATTGCCGGTAGCGTTGTCTTGACCACCATTACCGATATCGTTGGCTTCATGGCCTTTCTCGGTCTCGCCACATTATTTTATGCCTAACGCACAAATACCAAATCCAATAAGAGAAATATCATCATGATTCAAGAACCCAATAGCCCTGAATTAGAGTCTGATGAAAAAAGTAAAAGCCAGATAAAGCGTGAAATGGAAGCCTTGCAAGAGATGGGCAAACGACTGACGGAGTTAAATAACGAACAACTCAGTCAGGTTCCCGTTGAAGAAAATGTTTTCCTCGCGATTAAAGAGTACCAGCGCCTTACCAAGCACGAAGCAAAACGTCGTCAATTACAGTATCTCGGACGATTAATGCGTAACGCAGATGCCGAAGCGATCGCCCAGGTGTTAAACCTGTTTGACTCCAGCCATGCCACGCACACGCAACATTTTCATCAAATTGAAACTTGGCGCGAACGCCTATTGAACGACCCAAACAGCATCACCGCATTTATCGACGAATACCCCCAGGTGAATGTGCAACATTTACGACAATTAATCCGCAACACGCTCAAGGAACGTGACAAGGGGAAAGATTTAGGTGGTTACCGAAAACTCTTTCGTGAATTGCGAGAACTGATGACACCCTAACGTATCAATCCTCATACAGCCTGGATACAACGACAAACTGGATACAACAATAGTTTATTCAACCCGCATCCTTAAGCGTTGATGCTTAGCAACAGGCATCCGCACCCTGATTTCTTTCAGATATTCCATATTGATATCCGCCAAAACCACACCGGCACCTTTATCTTTTTGCGCCAATACCCGTCCCCAGGGATCGACAATCATACTATGGCCAAAGGTTTCTCGGGATTTAGAATGACGCCCGCCCTGATTCGCACCCACAATATAACAAAGGTTCTCAATTGCCCTGGCGCGCAGCAACACTTCCCAGTGCGCCATTCCGGTCACTGCGGTAAAAGCCGAGGGCAGGGTGATAATTTCCGCGCCTTTATCTGACAACAACCGAAACAGTTCAGGAAACCTGAGATCGTAGCAAATACTTAAACCAAGACGGCCGAAAGGGGTCTCTACCACCTGCACCCGTTCTCCCGGCTCAATGGCGTCCGATTCTCTGTAGCTACCATAGCTATCGGCAACATCCACATCGAACAGATGAATTTTATCGTAACGGCAAACCTCATTGCCTTGATCGTCATAGACAAAGCAAGCAGCACGGACGTGATTTTCCAGCAAATGACCATCTGGCCGGGCCGCCACGGGAACACTGCCCGCCACAATCCACACTTTATTATTCCTGGCTAAATTGGAAAGAAAACTACGGATCGGGCCTGCCGATTCGATTTCTTGAATACCCGCTTGCTGAAGTTTAACGGTGGAAAAAAGCGCAAAATTTTCCGGCAAAACAACTAATTGGGCACCTTGCTCAGTCGCTCCCTTTACCAGGCTTTGTGTCACTTCAAGATTGGTATCAATATTATCACCACTGACCATTTGAATTGCAGCAACACACACCATCTAGTTTCTCCCTATTGACTTGCCGCAGTCGAGCCTGCTCCCGGCTCAACCACAGAATGATTTTTAGTAGAACGGTTTTCAAACATTTTCACCAATTCAATTTTTGGATCATCCCAGGACCCTGTCACGCGATAACGCGCACTGGTAAAACGCTCAAACATATCGCCGAACACTTTATTAAGTAAATACAGAGGAATGCCCACCTGCGGTGCACCAACAATGGTAGCGGCAATAGGAATATTATCCCCGACGGGCAGCACTACGATCATATCCTGATCCAGTTGCTCGTTAATCAGATCGGTGCGGCCATCAATTTTAAACTTAGCCGAAGGCCCATCAATGATTAACGAATCGGCAATTTGCACTTCACCCGTCTGAAAAGCCAGTTCGCCTTTCAATGTATCGAAGCTATAGCCCTTCTTAAATAGATCGGAAAAATCGAGTCGTAAGCGTCTCGCCAAAGAGCTGAAATTAAATATGCCAAACAGCCGGAGTACATTAGCGGAGCCCTCCACTTCCAGCAACCGCCCTTCCTGACTGTGTAATTTTAACTCTCCGCTGGCATTTTTGAGAGAAAATGCCGCAGGCGTTCCTGGCCAGCTTAGGTTACCGCTCGCACCACCCTCTTTCGCTTCAATCGAACGACTATAGCCCCAACTCTCAAGTGCGCCACCAACATCACTGGTCTTCACTGTACCGACAAATCGGCTGGTGTGGACGGCTTCATCATAGCCCCAGTCGATATCGCCCAAAATTTTAAGACCGCCCGCATCGGTGATAATTTGCTCTATTCGTGCACCCTTATCATTTGGTCTAATGTTGAAGGCCCAACTCCCGTAGTTGTGCTCACCCAGACTGAGCTCCTTTGTACTAAAATCTAACAATGCCAATTTTTGGGGCGACACATCCGTCAGCGGGTCGGCGCCCTCCTTCGAGGATTTCGGCAAACGCAGATAATCCAGTTTGATATCCGTGGGTTTGCTGTTATTGGAATAGGCGATCAATTGCCCCTTAATGACAGGATTCTCAAATCTGAGCAACCAGTCACGGTTTATTTGCTCCGCCTCGATAATCACCTGCTCTAAGGTCTGTCCTATAAATTTTAAGCTATCCACATTCAAGCGTACTCGTTTTAAGAGCGCCATATTTGAAGACTTAGCCTTTGTCGTAGCGACCTCTTCTCCGGTTCTCCCTTCTGACGCAGGAGCACTCTCATACATCGCATTAAACAATGTCTGCCACTGTTCTATATCCAAATAAGCAATATCTCCCTGCAGACGAATACCTGGAATATTTTCAAATACGGCCGGATCTCCGCCAACCCTAATCTCCCCCTGCTGATAGCTTCCCTCGGCGTAACGTAAAGCAAATTGCAACAGGTTTGCATAGCTCAGATAATGAATCGGACTATCATCCAGGCTAATCATATAGGTTAAAGGTTGCCTTTGATTTGCGGCTTTGGAGAAGGGTTGCGGCAGGTTAACATCGATACCCTTTAAGTCCGACAAAATCACTATACCGTTACCTTCCTTAGCACCAAAATTCAATTCCGCCTGATAATCGGTTTTACCCTCAAATCGACTAAACAACGGATGCTGTATCCACTGTCGTAGCGCCTTAGCTGTGATTGCGCCATTTAACCTTATTTGCGTCTGCTGTTTTTGGCCTCCGCCTAACACCGTTCGAACACTTGAGGAAATCTTCGCCAGGAACGGTTCGCCAAACACACGGCCGGTCACCTGCCCGGCATTCAACCCTGCGTTCTCACGATAGTCAAAACTCCCTTTTATTTGATCAAAAGACAGGTTTAAAGAAGGTATCGAAAATTTTGTGTTATCGGTCTCCAGAACGACCGCTGTCTTAAGTGGTGACTGCCCTTTTAGCGGGATCGCCAG contains:
- the mgtE gene encoding magnesium transporter, whose translation is MLHRDSAATKEQLLNLNEALDSGAFVQVRRILNRSLPAVDVAHLLESSPPKVRNVLWNLIDRELGGEILQHLSEDISSEILSKMNPQELVDVTAGLDLDDIADLLQQLPDQIIQEVLRSMDSQNRHRLEQVLSYPEDTAGGLMNIDTITVRPDITIDVVLRYLRLHPKIPDMTDNLPVVNRKDELVGILPISKILVSDPSSSVRELMNTDVITITAEMPELEVAQLFERHDLVSAPVVDNNRVLLGRITIDDVVDVIREEAEHSFMGMAGLDEDEDTFAPIWKTTKRRSVWLFINLLTAFMASYVIGLFEAAIDKVVALAILMPIVASMGGVAGSQTLTLMIRGIALGHVAGANTRWLIRREAIVGLISGLVWAVVVAAVAIWWFNDKTIGIVIALAVVINLVVAAIAGASLPSILRTFGVDPAIAGSVVLTTITDIVGFMAFLGLATLFYA
- the lptB gene encoding LPS export ABC transporter ATP-binding protein, with amino-acid sequence MSKLSAEKLAKSFKERRVVEDVSLSINKGEIVGLLGPNGAGKTTCFYMIVGLIKGDHGKIFIDNEEITQLPMHGRARKGIGYLPQESSIFRKLSVKDNILAILETRKDITRKQRREKLDELLQEFHLGHIVNSQGISLSGGERRRVEIARALAMEPSYILLDEPFAGVDPISVNDIKKIILHLKQRGIGVLITDHNVRETLDICEKAYIVNEGHIIAEGDSASILANQRVRDVYLGEQFRL
- a CDS encoding DUF615 domain-containing protein — translated: MIQEPNSPELESDEKSKSQIKREMEALQEMGKRLTELNNEQLSQVPVEENVFLAIKEYQRLTKHEAKRRQLQYLGRLMRNADAEAIAQVLNLFDSSHATHTQHFHQIETWRERLLNDPNSITAFIDEYPQVNVQHLRQLIRNTLKERDKGKDLGGYRKLFRELRELMTP
- a CDS encoding RNA polymerase factor sigma-54, translating into MKPSLQLRISQNLTMTPQLQQAIRLLQLSTLDLQQEIQETLDSNPMLEALDPSETDTDSNDSTASNDISLSENLNGVSSNTSSDDDNANEWSDNIPDELPTDSAWDDVYQNMPTSNYSSADSDAYNFEVNASVTESIRDHLIWQLNLTPMSDVDRLIAITIIDSVNNEGYLKTSTESIVASVNIELTRHEEITHDEVELDEVEAVLHRLQHFDPIGVCARDIGECLTIQLMQLPSELPLLAIAKDIVGNYLHLLGNRDYVQLMRRTKLKEEDLLQVIQLIQSLNPRPGEIINDTSPEYVIPDVVVRKNKGNWTVELNPDAMPKVKINATYAAMVKRADNSNDNTYLRNHLQEARWFLKSLQSRNETLLKVASEIVKIQSDFLDFGAEAMKPLVLHDIATAVDMHESTISRVTTQKFMHTPAGIFELKYFFSSHVDTDSGMGCSSTAIRAIIKKLVAAETPTKPLSDSKIAHILADQGIKVARRTIAKYREALMIPPSNERKQLI
- a CDS encoding carbon-nitrogen hydrolase family protein, with the translated sequence MVCVAAIQMVSGDNIDTNLEVTQSLVKGATEQGAQLVVLPENFALFSTVKLQQAGIQEIESAGPIRSFLSNLARNNKVWIVAGSVPVAARPDGHLLENHVRAACFVYDDQGNEVCRYDKIHLFDVDVADSYGSYRESDAIEPGERVQVVETPFGRLGLSICYDLRFPELFRLLSDKGAEIITLPSAFTAVTGMAHWEVLLRARAIENLCYIVGANQGGRHSKSRETFGHSMIVDPWGRVLAQKDKGAGVVLADINMEYLKEIRVRMPVAKHQRLRMRVE
- the raiA gene encoding ribosome-associated translation inhibitor RaiA; protein product: MQVTISGHHIDVTTALKDFINNKLEKLERHFDQITSINVTLSIEKQRQMADATIHIAGADVVANAAHDDMYAAIDLLTDKLDRQLIKHKEKTLARMQGATSR
- a CDS encoding HPr family phosphocarrier protein, which produces MIKEQIIIINKLGLHARAAGKLVSEAAGFSSQIKIGYESRMVDAKSIMSVMLLAASQGTSLEIEVDGPDEDAAYTAIANLINNRFDEGE
- the lptA gene encoding lipopolysaccharide transport periplasmic protein LptA, coding for MSLLKSVNTLLLLLLATLISTPSYALPGDKEQPIHIKSDTAEIDDAKGISIYRGNVNIDQGSINLTAEVVTIYNNKEGISKVIAVGNPAHYRQQNEVDEPLTHAFGDTINYLLADERIELRKNAKLEQQQDYFTGDRIDYDMKNRIVNAYSDNTDNSDASSRVNMVLQPKKNKTHTDAGDNPEQ
- the ptsN gene encoding PTS IIA-like nitrogen regulatory protein PtsN, which codes for MHIEQFLSPECTLAGVQGGSKKRLFETIAKLVSSQHPEIDTEATYDSLLERERLGSTGLGDGVALPHCRIVNCKQIIGFLLQLTESIDFDAIDGQPVDLVFVLLVPQEAVGEHLLALQAIAEKFGQQEFRSSLRQAQNNEQLYLAATRHIGVS
- the lptC gene encoding LPS export ABC transporter periplasmic protein LptC produces the protein MSRLTFITLLSIISILVAIAFEYQEKPDEEVATADRKQNAEPDFYLLNAKSVQFDESGKIRYRFNAQRLNHFPEGDYTLIETPDVTLFHNDGTPWYISARQGRITSGSESIKLWDQVVILRGSQEEPLKMETRTLTIVPKKDIAKTEQDVVITNRAGRIDATGMIAYIDENRMELLSNVRVRHEPIKIR
- the kdsC gene encoding 3-deoxy-manno-octulosonate-8-phosphatase KdsC, with product MEKDQRRVLQKAKAIKLLVLDIDGVMTDGRLYFSAQGEALKVFNILDGLGIKLLRNSGVEVAIISGRRSEALAKRASDLGINHLYQGREDKIQALTELITPLELSFAEVAHLGDDLPDLPVIRKVGLGMAVANAYELVKHHADWCSTAKGGEGAVREACDFIMSAQGTLDDALQPYLN
- the rapZ gene encoding RNase adapter RapZ encodes the protein MKLVIISGRSGSGKSTALHVLEDLGYYCIDNIPGGLLPALIEEMQQHQTEGKRQIAISIDARNLPANLKRFPDIIKSIDKTSINYSIAYLDADDQTILKRFSATRRKHPLSDESTSLEESIHRESELLDPIASLADLKIDTTHLSMHQLRDIVTQQIAHQSSTKLALLFESFGFKRGVPVDADLVFDVRCLPNPHWDANLRDLTGKDQEIIEFFQNHSIVEDMFTDICRYLEKWLPCFEANNRSYMTVAIGCTGGQHRSVYLAERLAEKFRQPSSNVQVRHRELGSVNA